In the Sorghum bicolor cultivar BTx623 chromosome 4, Sorghum_bicolor_NCBIv3, whole genome shotgun sequence genome, TTGCATAGTACAACACGTAACGGTTTCGTGGTGTAGTTGGTTATCACGTCAGTCTAACACACTGAAGGTCTCCGGTTCGAACCCGGGCGAAGCCAAAATATTTTAGTTTgtgttatttttctttttttcaccTTTTGTTTCCCCTGCGATTGCAGTATCAGACTAACGTCGTGTTCTAATTCTTGTAATTAATTCTTCTTcccatatttatatatttttttcgtcTAGCCTTTTCCTTTCATAAATCCACGTGTTCTTGCTTTGTTATTCTGCCGGAGTTGCAGCAAGGGCAGCAACTGGATTTTCAGCATAAGGTCGTTAGTTGCCCTCTTGCATGTGATGGATTTCCGTCCAGCGAAccggctaaggccttgtttagtttaaaaaaattgtaaaattgtttagatttttcatcacaAAGAATCTTAGACACATGtacggagcattaaatatagataaaaacaaaaactctgtaatttgcgagacgaatcttatgattgaataatatttaacaaatataaacaaaagtgctatagtgattattttgtacaaaaatttagaactaaataaggcctatgtATGGGCGGAAAATCCCCTGACACAAAAAAAAACTAGGCTGGTTTTGATTCAGGTCTTATTTAGTTTACCTAAAatgtaaaaaaaattcaagcttCTCCGTTACATGAATCTTATGGTACATACatgaaagtattaaatataaataaaaaataactaattgtatagtttatctataatttacgagacgaatgttttaaacataattagtttatgattggagaatagttaaatacaaacgaaaatattaccataactattttgtaaaaaaaacttGCAACAAAACAGGGCCATAATGATGAATCCATTCGTTACCGATATAAACCATCGGTAATCAAACAGATTCATCACGGAAGGGATAGACAGTGTGAGATTATAAAAGAATTAATTTATAAATCACGACGAAGGGGTCCGACACAAAGGCACAGCTGGAGGGAGAGCCCTGTGTCGCACTCGCACGCAGACGCAGATCGCCATCTCCACGACTCCACCCAAGCCCCCCACACTGGCTGGCGGCTGGCTGGCGACTGGCGGCTGGCCGCTGCACTGAGCAGTAACCACCACAGTCCTCCTCCTGCCGTCCAGCCACGCCGAGCGTCTCGCCTCTCAAAGATTCGATTCCTTCCTCCGGTCCTCCCACATGGCCGGCGAACTGCGCCACCGCCGCGTACCGTCGtcggacggggacggggacggggacgagGACGAGGGCGTCGTCGCCTCCTCTCAAAGACTCCATTCCGCCTCTTCCTCCGCCGCCGATGGCAACGGTAAGGGAAAGGCCGGCACTTcgtccggcggcggcgagggggcGGAGCCGCGGAGGGAGAAACGGGACGCGCTGGGGTGGCTGGAGTGGGGCCGCGGCTGGATGGCCGTCGTGGGGGAGTTCCTCTTCCAGCGCATCGCCGCCAGCCACCTCGCCAACCCGCTCGAGCTGCCCCCGCTCGACGGCGTCTCCATCGTCGTCACCGGCGCCACCAGCGGCATCGGGCTCCAGATCGCAAGGTGCCTGCCTGCTTTCCCCCCTCCTTCCTCTCCTTTGTTTTCTTCTGTTCTACCCACACCACGAGATGtcatggatggatcttttagccGGCCGTTGCGATTCGCCTGCCCCGCGATTATTATCCTGTTCATGTAGTATATGGAACAACTACTTAACTAATTAATTATGTGTTTGGTTTATGTATACTATATAGTAGTATACTAGCATAGTATAAGTATATGTTGTTGTTAATCTTTTATGTTAAATCAAATGCTTCCCCAACTGTGCTGACTGCTGGACACTCAAATCTTCATCCCCCACGTGTAGTACCTTAACATGCCCTGTGCTGCTGACAAGGTTTAGCTAGGCGCTAGGCGGAATCTAAGCGCTGACCCATTGCCTAGCGCCTAGTCGGGAGTACTCGCGCTTAGGCGCTCCTAGGCGTTTTCCTAGGCGTTTTGGCAATCAATTAGACATGCAGTCACAGACACTATCAGAGCGGAGGCGGGGAGCAGGGGAGGGGACACGGGACAGGGGAGCAGCCTGAGAGGGAGGGGTGAAGAACATGGGAGGGGAGAGGAGCAGGGGAGAGCAGCTGCTGGCGGAGGAGGGGAAGGGGATTGACCATGGGACGGGGAGGGGTGCGCCGGCGGGGAAGACCTCGCGCCTGATTCCATCTGCGCGCGCATGCCCGCGGCGTCCACCTCCGCGGGGAAACCTTCGCGCCCTGGCCCGCTGCGGCAAATTTCCACGGGCGCGTGCGTTCGCATCCGCTTCCGCGCCGCTTCCACGCCCATCTCGCGCGCCTCTGTACCGCTTCCGCACCTACCTCGCGCCGCTTTCGCGCCCCTTAGTTCCGCCTATCGCCGAGATGGGCGACTACCCACCTAGTCGAGGCGACGGGCTTCGCCCAGCGCCTAGTCGTGACTAGTCGCCGCCTACTCGCCGCCTAGCCGAACTATGGCTGCTGATCTGAAAGCTTGGTTCTTTGTATTACATACATCATTAATAAGAATAAAACATGTCAAACGGTTCCACAAAATCTATCTATTTACTCAATTTTATATCTGAGCACCTAAGTCTTCGTGTCATCATCAGTTGTATGTAAAATAAAAGTAAAAGGCCTTCTTGTTGTCTTCCATTTCACTTCAACCTGTGGGGATATTTTATTGGAATCCATGTTTGCACAAAACATGGCACAAAATTATAAATCAGCAAGCAGGCTCCAAATAAGGAGCTTGCATCTTGTTCTCAAACTGGAACTGGTGGTAGTGGTAGTATGGCACTAACTGGATCCTTTTACCTTAATTTACAAAACAGGCAACTCGCTCTTGCTGGGGCACATGTTGTGATGGCTGTTAGGAGACCCAAGGTGGCACAAGACTTGATTCAGAAGTGGCAGAATGAAAATTCAGAAACAGGAAGACCATTAAATGCCGAGGTAATTCTGAAGATACTTGGTGTGCGTCCCTGGATGATGAATGAGGCTATTTAACTTGATTAAATTTTGTATGGCGTGGCCTGGTTGTTGTCTGCAGACATATTACTGTTCTTTTCCAATCTGATGCAATTAAACATAAGTATGAGCTTCTGCTATTTGTTTAAAATGACTTCCATATGAATATTAAGCAATACTACTTAACTTACTACATATATTGCCTATGTGTATGTTAACCACACTTTGCCACCTGTCCACCATCTATAATCGGTCACCAGAGACACATATCATGATTGGTAAAGTTGAAAGGCACATTTACAAGTCATAACTTCAGAATCATAAATTTGATTTACTCGTCAATTTTACATTATTTACACCTTACTCTTTAAGGTGATGGAACTTGACCTGCTCTCCCTCGACTCAGTCGTAAAGTTTGCTGATGCTTGGAATGCTCGTATGGCACCCCTACACGTGTTGATCAACAATGCTGGCATCTTCGCTATAGGAGGTCACACAATCTTTTGGGTTTTGACATACTAAATCTCAGGTTTCAATTAAGCATGTATTTAAATTGTAGCAGAGATATCAACCTTTTCCAATCTATGTAGAACCCCAGcgtttttcaaaggatggacatGAAGAACACATGCAAGTGAACCACCTAGCACCCGCGTTACTGGCGATGCTGCTTATACCTTCCCTTCTCCGAGGTTCTCCCAGCAGAATTGTTAACGTTA is a window encoding:
- the LOC8068225 gene encoding retinol dehydrogenase 12, whose product is MAGELRHRRVPSSDGDGDGDEDEGVVASSQRLHSASSSAADGNGKGKAGTSSGGGEGAEPRREKRDALGWLEWGRGWMAVVGEFLFQRIAASHLANPLELPPLDGVSIVVTGATSGIGLQIARQLALAGAHVVMAVRRPKVAQDLIQKWQNENSETGRPLNAEVMELDLLSLDSVVKFADAWNARMAPLHVLINNAGIFAIGEPQRFSKDGHEEHMQVNHLAPALLAMLLIPSLLRGSPSRIVNVNSIMHTIGFVDAEDMNLRKHKYRSWLGYSNSKLAQVKFSSMLHKKIPAEAGINVVCASPGIVDTNVARDLPKIVVAAYHLIPYFIFDAQEGCRSALFAASDPQVPEYCEMLKSEDWPVCACINYDCNPMNASEEAHNLETSQLVWEKTLEMIGLPPDALEKLIAGETVQCRYGQQEAE